From Lysobacter auxotrophicus, the proteins below share one genomic window:
- a CDS encoding GIY-YIG nuclease family protein has product MYILASQRNGTLYVGVTGDLVQRIHQHVTNVVPGFTRRYGVHTLVWFEPHESIVEGIRREKRIKEWRRSWKIQLIESTNPQWRDLSPDIL; this is encoded by the coding sequence GTGTACATCCTGGCAAGCCAACGCAACGGCACGCTATACGTGGGTGTAACCGGAGACCTCGTCCAGCGCATCCATCAGCACGTGACCAACGTGGTGCCTGGTTTCACCCGGCGGTACGGTGTACACACGCTGGTCTGGTTCGAACCACACGAATCCATCGTCGAAGGCATTCGTCGCGAGAAGCGCATCAAGGAATGGCGCCGCAGCTGGAAAATCCAGCTCATCGAATCCACGAATCCACAATGGCGCGACCTTTCTCCCGATATCCTCTGA
- a CDS encoding TIGR00730 family Rossman fold protein, producing the protein MRSLCVYCGSNSGSRPIYTERAIALGTRLAKDGITLVYGGGNVGLMGVVADSVLAAGGEVVGVIPEQLVNWEVAHKGLTRLEVVGSMHERKARMFDLSDGFVALPGGFGTLDEMFEMLTWRQLGIGDKPCAFFDVDGFYSPLMGMLDRMVAERFLHPDQRDDLWHGDDMDAMLAWMQAYKPAQADKWMDEKRRGAMR; encoded by the coding sequence ATGCGTTCCCTTTGCGTCTACTGCGGCTCCAACTCCGGCTCCAGGCCGATCTACACCGAACGTGCCATCGCCCTCGGCACGCGCTTGGCGAAGGACGGCATCACGCTGGTCTACGGCGGCGGCAATGTCGGCCTGATGGGCGTGGTCGCCGATTCGGTGCTCGCGGCGGGCGGCGAGGTGGTCGGCGTGATTCCCGAGCAACTGGTCAACTGGGAAGTCGCGCACAAGGGCCTGACACGCCTGGAAGTCGTCGGCTCCATGCACGAGCGCAAGGCGCGCATGTTCGATCTGTCCGACGGTTTCGTCGCCCTGCCCGGCGGCTTCGGCACGCTGGATGAAATGTTCGAGATGCTCACCTGGCGCCAGCTCGGCATCGGCGACAAGCCGTGCGCGTTCTTCGACGTCGACGGCTTCTATTCGCCGCTGATGGGCATGCTCGACCGCATGGTTGCCGAACGCTTCCTGCACCCCGACCAGCGCGACGACCTGTGGCACGGCGACGACATGGACGCGATGCTCGCCTGGATGCAGGCGTACAAGCCCGCGCAGGCGGACAAGTGGATGGATGAGAAGCGGCGTGGGGCGATGCGGTGA
- a CDS encoding class I SAM-dependent methyltransferase — translation MSDTAAWVAIYRAMESERPDALFHDPYARRLGGARGEAIVRAMPRGASMSWPMVVRTAVMDEIVMRCVRDGAATVLNLAAGLDARAYRLPLPPTLRWMHVDLPDSVADFREQMAGETPRCEVEYIGADLRDAQTRRDVFARAAENGPVLAITEGLLVYLEAENVSELAADLHDIAHARWWLTDLASPRLLKMLKRRWQPQLNAGNAPFRFGPAEGTAFFAPHGWKESEFRSTWDESLRLDRTMPNIWLWKLLDRLQPARKREEMRRMSGIVLMHAN, via the coding sequence GTGTCCGATACCGCCGCCTGGGTCGCGATCTATCGCGCGATGGAAAGCGAACGCCCGGACGCCCTCTTCCACGATCCCTACGCGCGACGGCTCGGCGGCGCGCGCGGCGAGGCGATCGTGCGCGCGATGCCGCGCGGCGCGTCGATGAGCTGGCCGATGGTCGTGCGCACCGCGGTGATGGACGAGATCGTCATGCGCTGCGTGCGCGACGGCGCGGCAACCGTGCTCAACCTCGCGGCCGGGCTGGACGCGCGTGCGTACCGCTTGCCGTTGCCGCCGACGCTGCGCTGGATGCACGTCGACCTGCCCGACTCCGTGGCCGACTTCCGCGAACAGATGGCCGGCGAAACGCCGCGCTGCGAGGTCGAATACATCGGCGCGGACCTGCGTGATGCGCAGACGCGACGCGATGTGTTCGCCCGCGCTGCGGAAAATGGCCCGGTGCTGGCGATCACCGAGGGGCTGCTGGTCTACCTGGAGGCGGAGAACGTGTCCGAACTCGCCGCCGACCTGCACGACATCGCCCACGCGCGATGGTGGTTGACCGACCTCGCCTCGCCGCGCCTGCTGAAGATGCTCAAGCGCCGCTGGCAGCCGCAACTCAATGCGGGCAACGCGCCGTTCCGCTTCGGGCCGGCCGAAGGCACGGCGTTCTTCGCGCCGCATGGCTGGAAGGAAAGCGAGTTCCGTTCGACCTGGGACGAATCGCTGCGCCTTGATCGCACCATGCCGAACATCTGGCTGTGGAAGCTGCTCGACCGCCTCCAGCCTGCGCGCAAACGTGAGGAGATGCGTCGCATGTCCGGCATCGTGCTGATGCACGCCAACTGA
- the lpdA gene encoding dihydrolipoyl dehydrogenase: MSEQQQFDVIVIGAGPAGYHAAIRAAQLGLKTACIDAALGKDGKPALGGTCLRVGCVPSKALLDSSRQFYNLGHLFGEHGITAKDAKIDVATMIGRKDKIVKQFTGGIAMLFKANKITPFYGFGQLQPGNVVTVKQHDGSTVELKGTNVILAAGSDSIELPFAKFDGENIVDNVGALDFTAVPKRLGVIGAGVIGLELGSVWKRLGAEVTILEALPDFLAAADAEVAKAAAKEFKKQGLEIKLGAKVSNTEITGKGKAKEVLITYTDAEGEKTLTVDKLLVSVGRRAATRGLLAEGTGVKLDQRGMIEVDEHCHTGVDGVWAVGDCVRGPMLAHKGFEEGIAVAELIAGLPGHVNLDTIPWVIYTEPEIAWVGKTEQQLKAEGTPYKVGTFPFAAIARAVAMGEPAGFVKVIAHEETDLILGMHLVGVGVSELVHEGVLAMEFKGSADDLARICHAHPTLSEAIHDAAMAVSKRAIHKAN, from the coding sequence ATGAGCGAACAGCAGCAATTCGACGTCATCGTCATCGGCGCCGGCCCGGCCGGTTACCACGCGGCCATCCGCGCCGCCCAGCTGGGCCTGAAGACCGCGTGCATCGACGCCGCGCTCGGCAAGGACGGCAAGCCGGCGCTCGGCGGCACCTGCCTGCGCGTGGGTTGCGTGCCGTCGAAGGCGCTGCTGGACAGCTCGCGCCAGTTCTACAACCTCGGCCACCTGTTCGGCGAGCACGGCATCACGGCGAAGGACGCGAAGATCGACGTCGCCACGATGATCGGCCGCAAGGACAAGATCGTGAAGCAGTTCACCGGCGGCATCGCGATGCTGTTCAAGGCGAACAAGATCACGCCGTTCTACGGCTTCGGCCAGCTGCAGCCGGGCAACGTCGTCACGGTCAAGCAGCACGACGGCAGCACGGTGGAGCTCAAGGGCACCAACGTGATCCTCGCCGCCGGTTCGGATTCGATCGAACTGCCGTTCGCCAAGTTCGACGGCGAGAACATCGTCGACAACGTCGGCGCGCTGGACTTCACCGCCGTGCCCAAGCGCCTGGGCGTGATCGGCGCCGGCGTGATCGGCCTGGAACTGGGCAGCGTGTGGAAGCGCCTTGGCGCGGAAGTCACGATTCTGGAGGCGCTGCCGGACTTCCTCGCCGCCGCCGACGCCGAGGTCGCCAAGGCCGCCGCGAAGGAATTCAAGAAGCAGGGCCTGGAGATCAAGCTCGGCGCGAAGGTCAGCAACACCGAAATCACCGGCAAGGGCAAGGCGAAGGAAGTCCTCATCACCTACACCGACGCCGAAGGCGAGAAGACGCTCACCGTCGACAAGCTGCTCGTCTCCGTCGGCCGCCGCGCCGCCACGCGCGGCCTGCTGGCCGAAGGCACCGGCGTGAAGCTGGACCAGCGCGGCATGATCGAAGTCGACGAGCACTGCCACACCGGCGTCGATGGCGTGTGGGCCGTGGGCGACTGCGTGCGCGGCCCGATGCTAGCGCACAAGGGCTTCGAGGAAGGCATCGCGGTGGCCGAACTCATCGCCGGCCTGCCGGGCCACGTCAACCTCGACACGATTCCGTGGGTCATCTACACCGAGCCGGAAATCGCCTGGGTCGGCAAGACCGAGCAGCAGCTCAAGGCCGAAGGCACGCCGTACAAGGTTGGCACCTTCCCGTTCGCGGCCATCGCGCGCGCCGTCGCCATGGGCGAGCCGGCGGGCTTCGTGAAGGTCATCGCGCACGAGGAAACCGACCTGATCCTCGGCATGCACCTGGTGGGCGTCGGCGTGTCCGAACTCGTCCACGAAGGCGTGCTGGCGATGGAGTTCAAGGGTTCGGCCGACGACCTCGCCCGCATCTGCCACGCGCATCCGACGCTGTCGGAAGCGATCCACGACGCCGCGATGGCCGTCTCCAAGCGCGCCATCCACAAGGCGAACTGA
- the sucB gene encoding dihydrolipoyllysine-residue succinyltransferase — protein sequence MSTEIKVPVLPESVSDATIATWHKKVGDAVKRDENIVDLETDKVVLEVPSPVDGVIKEIKFKEGDTVTSQQLIAVVEEGAAAAAPAPEAKADKASIDAKNVAATTAEAQPVTPKAAAAEATKAAGGVDQLPPGARFTAVTQGIDPSQVEGTGRRGAVTKEDLVNYASGKTGGVAGGARPEERVPMTRIRARIAERLMQSKNSIAMLTSFNEVNLGKVMAMRKELGEQFEKANGIKLGFMSFFAKAAANALQKHPVVNASVDGNDIIYHGYADISIAVSTDKGLVTPVLRNVERMGFADIEKGIADYAKKARDGKLGLDDLQGGTFTITNGGTFGSLMSTPIVNPPQSAILGMHAIKERAIVENGQVVAAPMMYIALSYDHRIIDGKDAVLFLVDIKNQLENPHRMLLGM from the coding sequence ATGAGCACCGAGATCAAAGTCCCCGTTCTGCCCGAGTCCGTCTCCGACGCCACCATCGCGACCTGGCACAAGAAGGTCGGCGATGCCGTCAAGCGCGACGAGAACATCGTCGACCTGGAGACCGACAAGGTCGTGCTCGAGGTGCCCTCGCCCGTCGACGGCGTGATCAAGGAAATCAAGTTCAAGGAAGGCGACACGGTGACCAGCCAGCAGCTGATCGCCGTCGTCGAGGAAGGCGCGGCCGCCGCCGCGCCGGCGCCGGAAGCCAAGGCCGACAAGGCCTCGATCGACGCCAAGAACGTCGCCGCCACGACCGCCGAAGCCCAGCCGGTGACCCCGAAGGCCGCCGCGGCCGAAGCCACCAAGGCCGCCGGCGGCGTCGACCAGCTCCCGCCGGGCGCGCGCTTCACCGCCGTCACGCAGGGCATCGATCCGTCGCAGGTGGAAGGCACCGGCCGTCGCGGCGCGGTGACCAAGGAAGACCTGGTCAACTACGCCTCGGGCAAGACCGGTGGCGTCGCCGGTGGCGCGCGTCCGGAAGAGCGCGTGCCGATGACCCGCATCCGCGCGCGCATCGCCGAGCGCCTGATGCAGTCGAAGAACTCCATCGCCATGCTCACCTCGTTCAACGAGGTCAACCTGGGCAAGGTCATGGCCATGCGCAAGGAGCTGGGCGAGCAGTTCGAGAAGGCCAACGGCATCAAGCTGGGCTTCATGAGCTTCTTCGCCAAGGCCGCCGCCAACGCGCTGCAGAAGCACCCGGTGGTCAACGCCTCGGTCGACGGCAACGACATCATCTATCACGGCTACGCCGACATCTCGATCGCCGTGTCGACCGACAAGGGCCTGGTCACGCCGGTGCTGCGCAACGTCGAGCGCATGGGCTTCGCCGACATCGAGAAGGGCATCGCCGACTACGCCAAGAAGGCGCGCGACGGCAAGCTCGGCCTGGACGACCTCCAGGGCGGCACCTTCACCATCACCAACGGCGGCACCTTCGGTTCGCTGATGTCCACCCCGATCGTGAACCCGCCGCAGAGCGCGATCCTCGGCATGCACGCCATCAAGGAGCGCGCGATCGTCGAGAACGGCCAGGTCGTCGCCGCGCCGATGATGTACATCGCGCTGTCCTACGACCACCGCATCATCGACGGCAAGGACGCCGTGCTGTTCCTGGTCGACATCAAGAACCAGCTCGAGAACCCGCACCGCATGCTGCTGGGAATGTAA